The genomic stretch GAGCAGCCCCACATCGAGGGTTGTGTTGACCAAGTCGAGCAGCTCGCGCGTCGCCCGACCCGAGTGCTGCAACGCCTCCCGCTGGTTCGCGTTCAACGGACCGAGCGAGCCGTTGGCGAGCATCTCGCCGTACCCCATGATGATGTGGAGGGGGGTCCGTAGCTCGTGCGACATGACGGCGACAAAATCCGATTTCAGCCGGCTCACCTCGTCGAGTTCTTGCACGACGTGCGCATTGGCGAGGGCGAGCGAGGCCAGTTGAGCGATACCGAGTGCCATCCGACGGTGCGTGCGCGTAAACGGCGCGGCACGGCGCCGGTTGGCGGCAAGCACGCCGACAATGCCGGCGGCACGGCGCAGCGCCACGTAGAGGCTAACACCAGATATGGTGCACTCCACCTGCGGTAGCAGGAGCCCCGGAGGTGAGGCGTCCGCGGGCAGCTCGACGACTGAGTCACTTTCCAAGCGCCCGAGCAGCTGGGCGAGAGCGCCCGCTGCGGAGCGTTCAACACGGCGGGCGTCCCCGTCATCGGCGCCTTCGCAGTGGCCGGCCATCACGACGTAGGTGCCGTCGGGTTGCAAGAGGAAGGTGTGGCTGCAATCGGACTGCAGAAGCTCCGTCGTCAGCTGGCACAGCTTTCTGAGCAGCACAGGCGTGTCGAGCGAAGCGATCATCTCATGCGCGACTCGCCCGAGAGCCCCGGAGACCTCAGCTTCTTCGACGCGCGCAGCTTCCGTCTCACGATGCCGCTGCGCATCCGCGTATTCTGCCAGCGCTCGTCGAACAGCGGGCACCAGGCGCTTCAATCGCGTCTTGAGGACGTAGTCGGTCGCGCCGGCCCTCAAGCTGTCGATGGCCTCGTCCTCGCCGAGCGTTCCAGAGACGAGAATGAACGGGACGACCAACCCCTTGTCGCGCACCAGTCGGAGCGCCGCGAGGCCGTTGTAGTCAGGCAACCGATAATCGGAAAGGATGCAATCGTAGGACTCCGCATCTAAGCACGCGAGGAAGTCCTCGAGGGTTTGGACGCGTTCCCACTCGCAGCTGTAGCCTGCGTTTTCCAGCTGCGCCACTTCGAGCTCGGCATCGCGCACGCTGTCCTCGAGGAGCAACAGGTGCAACGGCCCGCGTGCCGGTGAGGATGATGCCGGGAGCGTCATGCCGC from Deltaproteobacteria bacterium encodes the following:
- a CDS encoding response regulator; the encoded protein is MPSPDPASAQAAERSGMTLPASSSPARGPLHLLLLEDSVRDAELEVAQLENAGYSCEWERVQTLEDFLACLDAESYDCILSDYRLPDYNGLAALRLVRDKGLVVPFILVSGTLGEDEAIDSLRAGATDYVLKTRLKRLVPAVRRALAEYADAQRHRETEAARVEEAEVSGALGRVAHEMIASLDTPVLLRKLCQLTTELLQSDCSHTFLLQPDGTYVVMAGHCEGADDGDARRVERSAAGALAQLLGRLESDSVVELPADASPPGLLLPQVECTISGVSLYVALRRAAGIVGVLAANRRRAAPFTRTHRRMALGIAQLASLALANAHVVQELDEVSRLKSDFVAVMSHELRTPLHIIMGYGEMLANGSLGPLNANQREALQHSGRATRELLDLVNTTLDVGLLDAGASSLDIGTLDLLDLFAQIDTETEAARGDKPDLRMQLEVAPAARRLRIDRAKFKVIIKKVIDNAIKFTDTGTVMVDAHPHDGGIEITVTDTGTGITPEVLPVIFQSFRQGERALTRRHGGVGLGLHVARRLLDVLGGRITVASTPGQGSTFRIWVPSSGVVPAQRVQGGAA